CATTTTGGTGAAGCGCCACGCGGATGGTTGAACCGGAAGGCGTAAACCGCAGGGCATTACAAACAAGGTTGGTAATGATTCTGTCCCAAGCGTGTTCATCCATCCAAACCGTAAAATTGGCCGGCTCTGCGCGCAACTCCAGTTTTACGCTTTCTTTAAGGGTGAAGGCCGACAGCTGATAAAGAAGAGATTGGGTTAATTCCGGCAGGTTGACCGGTTTAAACTTCAGTCTAAGGGCGTCGGCATTCAGCTTGGTTACGTCCATAATCTGATCTACCAGAAAAGTCAGCTTGAACGTGTTTTCCTGCACCATTTCAAGCTGTCGGTGCAGGTCTGTGTTTTGAAGGATGGTATGGTGACGGCTGATCTCTTCCAGCGGTCCTGAGATCAGGGAAAGCGGTGTTTTTAGTTCGTGACTAATGCTTGAGAACAACCGGCTTTTTGCCTGCGCAGCTTTGCGCACTTCAGCATTTGCTTTGGTGAGTTCCGCTGTTTTTTCTTCGACCAGCAAACGCAGTCGCTCCTGTTTTTTTTGATAAACATAAATCCGGCGCCGGTATGCAAGAACCCCCAGGAAGATAATCCCGAGACCACTGAAGAAATAAAAAAGCGTGGTTTCATAAAAATAGGGCGGAATATAAACCGGCACCGAAACCTGCGCGACCTGACCGTTATACCCGGTTGCTGTAACCTGAAACTGATAGGTGCCGGGGGTGACGTTTGTGTAGTAAGCGGTGCGTGTCTCAGATGTGAGATGGGGATGAGCGTCGAAGCCCATCAGATGATGATGAAACGTTACGGCTTCAGGATGTTCGAAATTAGGGATGGTAAAATGTATGCGGAAAGATCGCTCACCTCTTTCAAGACTGAAGCCCCCCTGTAAGTTGTTTCTTAATAGCTGATCGGGCGTAACAAGGTAGTCAACAGTAGGTGAGCCGATAAAATCAAATCGTGAAGCATTAAAATCAGACGGGTTTATCAGTACTAATCCAGCCTGACCCGGAAAAACGATTAAACCGTTTCGGAGTTTAAGCCCCGCATTGCCTACCCCGCCATTACCTTCGCGGTTTACCAGGCCGTTCTGCTCGTTAAAAATAAAAGGGGTAACGGTCTGCAGCTCACCCAATGTAAAATCAGCAATTTGCTCCTTGCTGATCCGCATGATGCCGTTATTGGAATTCAGCCAGACGTTGCCATAATTATCGGCAATAATGCGATGCAGCGAGTTACTATTGAGACCGGTTTGCCTTGTTATCGAGATACTTTTGCGGATTTCGCTGCGATCATTGAACTGAAGAAGGTTAAGCCCGTCCCCTTCTGTGGCAAGCCATATTTCATCCTCGTTTTTTAAATAAATATCCCGAATGTAATTGCTGCGAAGGCCGTCTTCGGTAGTGTACTTAACCCAGCTCCAGTCAGGATTCAGCCGGTACAGGCCGTGCCCATTGGTTCCCAAAAAAAGGCTGCCGTCATCCAGTTCGCGAATAACCCGCACATATCTGAAATTATAGCCTGTAAGGGCGTCAATCATGCTGACGGAATCACCTTGTTTAACCGCCATTCCCCGCGGTGAACCGACAAAGAGCGTACCATTCCGGCCGCGGTGCATGGCATCTACCCGTGAGTCACTTCCGGTTAAAAGCTCCTGAAACCAGCTTTCGGTAACCCAGGTGCCGGACTCATAGCGCAAAAGTTGAGGGGCAAAAAAGGATTTGTAGAGTACGCCTTCGGCTTCATCATAAAAAATGAAGCGGCTTTGATTCAGGTTATCATTCGATGTATCGGAAACGGTTCGCCTGAACCCATCGGGCCCAAAGTGAAGGGTGCCACCTGACAGGCTTCCGGCTACAATTTCACCAGTTGGTAGCTCAACGACAGAATAGGTGTTACCAACAGACAGACCGTCCATTTCGGTGATGTTCCGAATCAGACTTGGTCTGATCTGAAAAAGACCCTCATTATAGGTTGATATCCAGATTGTACCTTTGTCGTCGGCAAAAGCACCTGTTATGGCTGTGGTTTCAAGGATGATTTGTCCGTCAATCTTTACAAAGTTATCGTCAACGCTAACAAGACTACCAAGCTGCGGGACATATCGGGATGTTAATCCGGTTCGTCGGGCTTTTATGACCGTTCCGAGCGCTGTGCCAAGTGCCAGGAATTGGGATTCTTTGCTTTGCTGTAAATTGAAGGGATGGGGTTCTGCAGGATCAAAAGTTCTAAAATTGTAACCGTCAAATGATGAGACGATTCCGTAGGTAGTGCCCAGCCAGATTCGCTCGTCTTCTTCAATGCCGATGTACTGCAACCTGTTGGAAACAAGTCCCGGAAAATCTTCAGTGGTGTAGGTTTTAAATTCGTATCCGTCATAGCGCACCAATCCATCGAGTGTCGTCATATACAGGAAGCCGTCAGCCGACTGAATCATACCGATCACCGAGTTTAATGGCAGACCATCTGATGTGGTATAGTGTCTGATGAGATATTCAGGCTTTTCTGTAGTACTAAAGTATTGAAGCGGGTTTGCCGAAAGTAAAAGAAGTACGGTAACTAAAAAGGCCGGCAGCATATATCACGTGGCTCGTTGGATGTTTTCTAATGCGACAATATTTGAATATAGTGAGACAAAAACAAAGACTAAAAGGTATAGTTTATATTTAAAATTTATACCATTGAAGCACAACGTAAGGCTCCGTCTCGTGAAAGGTCGGAGCTTTTTTTTTATTCACGTATTGTTATCCGCTATTACTGAATAAAAAAGTCCGGAGGGTAGGTCTTATGGAAATCAGTTGCCTGCTGGAAGCTGTCAGCTACACGCAATAACTTACCCTCTTCAAACAGCTGTGCCGTGAAGGTAATGCTTACCGGCATACCTGTTTCGGTGAAGCCGTTCGGCACAACTACAGCCGGATGACCTGTCAGGTTGGTAATGCCGAGATTGCCTCCTGCAAAAGACGGGCTCACGTACACGTCAATGCCTTGCAGCGCCTTATGCATGTTTTCAATAAGCTGCTTGCGTGCCCGGTTTGCCTGAATATACTCAACAGCCGGCACGAAACGGGCGGTGCGGAACACATTGGGCCATGCTTGTATGAGCTGCCGCACCATCAGGCTGTCGCGACCGCTTCGGGTCAGGTCATCGAAAGCCGCAGCGGCCTCTACGCTTAGAATTACATCCATCGCATTAAACGCAAGTTGCGGAATTTCAACAGGGATGAGGTCGGCGCCAAGGTTTCGCAGGGTTTCAAGCGCTGCGAGATCGTGTTCACGGTTGGGGTAGGGCAGCTCAAAAGCCGACGTCTGATAGCCAATCCGGATTTCAGAAAGCGGCAGATCGGCATCAAATACAAAAGGGGCGTCTATGAGACTGGGGTCATAAGGGTCAGCACCGTAGATCGCATCAAATACCAGCGCGGCATCCCGCACACTGCGGGTGATCGGCCCGATTTTGTCCATACTCCAACTCAGCGCCATGGCACCGTGCCGGCTGACCCTGCCATACGTTGGTCGCAGTCCGGTAACCCCGTTTCGGGTTGAGGGGGAAACAATAGAGCCCAGTGTTTCTGAGCCGATGGCAAAAGCCACAAGTCCCGCGGCTGTAGCGGCAGCCGAACCGGCACTTGAACCGCTTGCCCCGACCTCGGTATTCCATGGAGAGCGCGTGGTGGCATCAAACCAGACATCGCCCCAGGCCAGCGCACCAAGAGAAAGTTTGGCCAGATGTACAGCGCCGGCCACTTCCAGCCTGCTGATCACGGTTGCGGTTTCATCAATCATCTGATCTTTGTACGGAACGGCTCCCCATGTTGTGGGATATCCCTCAAGGGCAAGCAAATCTTTACTGCCGTAAGGAATGCCGTGCAGCGGCCCCAGCCATACACCTGCCTGTATCAGAGAATCGGCCCGTTCGGCCTGACGAAGAGCAAGATCCGCTGTGAGGGTAATTACCGTCCGGAGTTCCGGGTCGTAGGTGCGAATGCGTTCGAGGTAAAGCTCTGTGAGCGTAACTGAGCTGAGCTGTCCGCTGCGGATGAGGCTGCTAAGCTCGGCAACGCTCATAAAAGCGAGTTCAGCTCCGCTTTCGGGAAGCGTGACGGACTCAGGCAGTTGCCAGTTGTGCGTTTCGTGGTTCTCCCCGGGCATTTCAAATCCGGCCGGCAGGGGATTGAACTGAACCGCCGGCCAGACATCGTTGCTGATTTCCTGTGCACGGAGGGCTTCATACGTTTCCAGATTGCTGCGGATGCCGGCCAGCATGGAGTCGCGATGGGCCTGCTGAAAGTGCAGCCCGTACAGCCGCTCAGCTTTCTGAATATCGGAAGCTTGCGGCTGCTCATGTATCAGCTGATCATCTGTGCTATTGTACAGTGCGAGAAGCACAAGCGCGGCGCAAAAGCCAAAGAGTGTGTAGGTGATTTTGGGTATCATAGGTTTAATACAGGGTATAAGGATTAAAAAATCAGGCTGCGTAAAGCTGAATTTACGACTGCTGTCTGACGTTCCGCACGGGCTGTTTGGCAGGGCTTACTCTGCCTGCATCTGATAGTAAAGTGTCTTATTTTAGGATGATTAGTATTTAAAGAAAATTTTTGAATGATTTTGCTTATGTATGCCGGCATTTACTCCGGCAGTGATGTCCCTCAACCGAAGTCCTTCTTTTCTTGTCCGTTTAGTATTTCAGATCAGGCTATGAGAATATTTATGCAGTTAAGCAAAGCGTCCGTAATTGCGCTTTTTGTGGGTTTGGTATCGGGTATTTTTGGCTTACATGCACAGGCACAGACAATTGTGATTAATGAAGTGATGGCATCCAACGCCACTACCATTGCTGATGAAGACGGAGATTTTGAAGACTGGATTGAGCTTTACAATCCCACGGTTGAACCCGTGAGCCTGCTTGGCTATGCCTTAAGTGATGATGCCTCTGAGCCTCAGATGTGGTTTTTTCCGGATGTTACCCTGGAACCCGGGGCGTTTCTTCTGGTATGGGCTTCCGGCAAGGACCGCCGTATTCCTTTTGGGGAGCTGCACACAAACTTTTCGATTCGCGCTGCCGGTGAGGAAGTGCTGCTGACAGACCCCATGGGGCAAATGATTGATTTCATGCCGCCGACCAATATCCCGACGGATATAAGCTACGGGCGCTATCCCGATGGTGGGGAGGAATGGCAGTACTTCACTACGCCCACACCCGGTGAACCCAACATTTCCGGGCTGCCGCAACTGCTCACCCCGCCTGACTTCAGCATAGCACCGGGCAAATACAGCGAACCGGTTTCCCTCGAACTGCTCACAGAGGCTGAAGACGCCATCATTCTTTACACCCTCGACGGTTCCGTCCCCGATCCGGCCAATATCAGTGAAGATGCCCCGGATTT
This genomic stretch from Cyclonatronum proteinivorum harbors:
- a CDS encoding hybrid sensor histidine kinase/response regulator transcription factor, producing MIQSADGFLYMTTLDGLVRYDGYEFKTYTTEDFPGLVSNRLQYIGIEEDERIWLGTTYGIVSSFDGYNFRTFDPAEPHPFNLQQSKESQFLALGTALGTVIKARRTGLTSRYVPQLGSLVSVDDNFVKIDGQIILETTAITGAFADDKGTIWISTYNEGLFQIRPSLIRNITEMDGLSVGNTYSVVELPTGEIVAGSLSGGTLHFGPDGFRRTVSDTSNDNLNQSRFIFYDEAEGVLYKSFFAPQLLRYESGTWVTESWFQELLTGSDSRVDAMHRGRNGTLFVGSPRGMAVKQGDSVSMIDALTGYNFRYVRVIRELDDGSLFLGTNGHGLYRLNPDWSWVKYTTEDGLRSNYIRDIYLKNEDEIWLATEGDGLNLLQFNDRSEIRKSISITRQTGLNSNSLHRIIADNYGNVWLNSNNGIMRISKEQIADFTLGELQTVTPFIFNEQNGLVNREGNGGVGNAGLKLRNGLIVFPGQAGLVLINPSDFNASRFDFIGSPTVDYLVTPDQLLRNNLQGGFSLERGERSFRIHFTIPNFEHPEAVTFHHHLMGFDAHPHLTSETRTAYYTNVTPGTYQFQVTATGYNGQVAQVSVPVYIPPYFYETTLFYFFSGLGIIFLGVLAYRRRIYVYQKKQERLRLLVEEKTAELTKANAEVRKAAQAKSRLFSSISHELKTPLSLISGPLEEISRHHTILQNTDLHRQLEMVQENTFKLTFLVDQIMDVTKLNADALRLKFKPVNLPELTQSLLYQLSAFTLKESVKLELRAEPANFTVWMDEHAWDRIITNLVCNALRFTPSGSTIRVALHQNDKQVRCLITDEGPGIHEADLPHIFDYLYQGNGNQGSDGTGIGLYLVKGLVERAGGTIRAFNHEQGGAVFELRLKNGSSHLNPADLDDYSPKSLRNQSNTPELPDIRRITFAPTPAVKPEASEDETFVTSEKPHLLITDDNADYRSFLSSILSKHFSISEAPNGHAALAQLEKLRPDLIISDVMMPGMDGITLVSNIRSLPQFKTVPVLFISAKSDQDDIAIGLSSGADVYLTKPVSPEIIRKQVFAMLRREKLIKKTELPQKVASNGKLQRNENSGTETVGVRLKGAESHKELEHNIRELILRHMGNSNLNAQLIADSLYISRAQLYRKWEQTGTMSINKYITKMRIEEACHLMEQENYTVSEAANAVGYKHASYFSTLFKKETGLSPSEWLDTAKEKA
- a CDS encoding amidase; the protein is MIPKITYTLFGFCAALVLLALYNSTDDQLIHEQPQASDIQKAERLYGLHFQQAHRDSMLAGIRSNLETYEALRAQEISNDVWPAVQFNPLPAGFEMPGENHETHNWQLPESVTLPESGAELAFMSVAELSSLIRSGQLSSVTLTELYLERIRTYDPELRTVITLTADLALRQAERADSLIQAGVWLGPLHGIPYGSKDLLALEGYPTTWGAVPYKDQMIDETATVISRLEVAGAVHLAKLSLGALAWGDVWFDATTRSPWNTEVGASGSSAGSAAATAAGLVAFAIGSETLGSIVSPSTRNGVTGLRPTYGRVSRHGAMALSWSMDKIGPITRSVRDAALVFDAIYGADPYDPSLIDAPFVFDADLPLSEIRIGYQTSAFELPYPNREHDLAALETLRNLGADLIPVEIPQLAFNAMDVILSVEAAAAFDDLTRSGRDSLMVRQLIQAWPNVFRTARFVPAVEYIQANRARKQLIENMHKALQGIDVYVSPSFAGGNLGITNLTGHPAVVVPNGFTETGMPVSITFTAQLFEEGKLLRVADSFQQATDFHKTYPPDFFIQ